Proteins from one Fusobacterium periodonticum 1_1_41FAA genomic window:
- the gltS gene encoding sodium/glutamate symporter, with the protein MFEYQLNMAETVGFAIILLLLGRWIKKKVNFFERFFIPAPVIGGTLFSIILLIGHQTESFTFTFNNDIKNLLMIAFFTTVGFSASLKILAKGGVGVALFLLAATILVILQDIVGPVLAKALGIDPLLGLAAGSIPLTGGHGTSGAFGPYLEELGASGATVVAVASATYGLISGCLIGGPIARRLMIKNNLKPTEGKAGFDSSLLNNESEMTEESLFSAVVYVGIAMGIGATINIILEKYGIKFPAYLMGMVVAAIMRNIIDASQKPLPFNEIGVIGNISLSLFLSMALMSMKLWELVELAGPLSIILIVQTIVMALFAYYVTFNIMGRDYDAAVIATGHCGFGLGATPNAIANMETFTATNGPSVKAFFIIPIVGSLFIDFVNAMVIKGFASWIVANFR; encoded by the coding sequence ATGTTTGAATATCAATTAAATATGGCGGAAACTGTCGGTTTTGCAATTATACTTTTATTATTAGGAAGATGGATAAAAAAGAAAGTAAATTTCTTTGAAAGATTCTTTATTCCTGCACCAGTTATAGGTGGTACATTATTTTCTATAATCCTTTTAATAGGACACCAAACAGAAAGTTTTACTTTTACTTTCAATAATGATATCAAAAACTTATTAATGATTGCATTCTTTACAACAGTTGGATTCTCAGCAAGTTTAAAAATTCTTGCAAAAGGTGGAGTAGGAGTTGCTCTATTCTTATTAGCAGCTACAATATTAGTTATCCTTCAAGATATAGTTGGACCTGTTTTAGCTAAAGCTTTAGGAATAGATCCATTATTAGGGTTAGCAGCTGGTTCTATACCTTTAACAGGTGGACATGGAACATCAGGAGCATTTGGACCTTATCTTGAAGAATTAGGTGCTTCAGGGGCAACAGTTGTTGCAGTTGCATCAGCTACTTATGGATTAATTTCAGGATGTTTAATAGGTGGACCAATAGCTAGAAGACTTATGATAAAAAATAACTTAAAACCAACTGAAGGTAAAGCTGGTTTTGATAGTTCTCTATTAAATAATGAATCTGAAATGACTGAAGAAAGTTTATTCTCTGCAGTTGTATATGTTGGAATCGCAATGGGAATCGGTGCTACTATCAACATAATATTAGAAAAATATGGAATTAAATTCCCAGCATACTTAATGGGAATGGTTGTTGCAGCTATAATGAGAAACATCATAGATGCTAGTCAAAAACCTTTACCATTCAATGAAATAGGAGTAATTGGAAACATTTCTCTATCTCTATTCTTATCAATGGCTTTAATGTCTATGAAATTATGGGAACTTGTAGAATTAGCAGGACCTTTATCAATTATATTAATAGTTCAAACAATAGTAATGGCTTTATTTGCTTATTATGTAACATTTAATATTATGGGAAGAGACTATGATGCAGCAGTTATTGCTACTGGACACTGTGGATTTGGATTAGGAGCTACTCCAAATGCCATAGCTAACATGGAAACATTTACTGCAACTAATGGACCTTCTGTAAAAGCTTTCTTTATTATACCAATAGTAGGATCTCTATTTATAGACTTTGTTAATGCTATGGTTATAAAAGGATTCGCTTCTTGGATTGTTGCTAACTTCAGATAA
- the murI gene encoding glutamate racemase, translating to MADKRQRIGIFDSGLGGTTVLKEMMKALPNEDYIYYGDNGNFPYGSGKTKNEIQKLTERILDFFVKNNCKLVIVACNTASTAAIDYLRERFPLPILGIVEAGIKIARKNTKTKNIAVISTKFTAESHGYKNKAKMIDTELIVKEIACIEFPMMIETGWETFDNREELLNKYLAEIPKNVDTLVLGCTHYPLIRKDIENHTNLKVVDPAVQIVDKVKQTLGSLDLLNDKKAKGKKIFFVTGETYHFKPTAEKFLGEEIEIYRIPK from the coding sequence ATGGCAGACAAAAGACAAAGAATAGGAATATTTGATTCAGGTTTAGGAGGAACAACTGTACTAAAGGAAATGATGAAAGCATTGCCAAATGAAGACTATATTTATTATGGTGACAATGGAAATTTCCCCTATGGTTCTGGTAAAACAAAAAATGAAATTCAAAAATTAACTGAAAGAATTTTAGATTTTTTTGTTAAAAATAATTGTAAACTAGTTATTGTTGCTTGTAATACAGCATCAACAGCTGCAATAGATTATTTGAGAGAAAGATTTCCTTTACCTATACTTGGTATAGTTGAGGCAGGAATTAAGATTGCAAGAAAAAATACTAAAACTAAAAATATAGCTGTAATTTCAACTAAATTTACAGCTGAATCTCATGGCTATAAAAATAAAGCTAAAATGATAGATACAGAATTAATTGTTAAAGAAATTGCTTGTATAGAATTTCCTATGATGATAGAAACAGGTTGGGAAACTTTTGACAATAGAGAAGAGTTACTTAATAAGTATTTAGCAGAAATTCCTAAAAATGTAGATACTTTAGTCTTAGGTTGTACTCACTATCCACTTATAAGAAAAGATATAGAAAACCATACAAATTTAAAAGTTGTTGACCCAGCTGTACAAATAGTTGATAAAGTAAAACAAACTCTAGGTTCTTTAGATCTTTTAAATGATAAAAAAGCAAAAGGTAAAAAAATATTTTTTGTAACAGGGGAAACATATCATTTTAAACCTACTGCAGAAAAATTTTTAGGTGAAGAAATAGAGATATATAGAATACCTAAATAA